One genomic segment of Candidatus Methylomirabilota bacterium includes these proteins:
- the rpsG gene encoding 30S ribosomal protein S7 → MRRAGATHREILPDPKYGSRLVAKFVNMMMYGGKKSTAEHIMYSALGAMEDRAKQDALKLFKSAVDNCKPAVEVKSRRVGGSTYQVPVEVRPERRVALSMRWLIGSARRRSEKSMAEKLAGELLDAANNRGSAVKKREDTHKMAEANKAFAHYRW, encoded by the coding sequence ATGCGGCGGGCAGGCGCGACACATCGGGAGATCCTGCCGGATCCCAAGTACGGGAGCCGGCTCGTGGCGAAGTTCGTCAACATGATGATGTACGGCGGCAAGAAGAGCACGGCCGAGCACATCATGTACTCGGCCCTCGGCGCCATGGAGGACCGGGCCAAGCAGGACGCGCTCAAGCTGTTCAAGTCGGCGGTGGACAACTGCAAACCCGCCGTCGAGGTGAAGTCCCGCCGGGTCGGCGGCTCCACCTATCAGGTGCCGGTCGAGGTGCGGCCGGAGCGCCGGGTGGCGTTGTCCATGCGGTGGCTGATCGGCTCCGCGCGGCGGCGGTCCGAGAAGAGCATGGCGGAGAAGCTCGCGGGTGAGCTGCTGGACGCGGCGAACAACCGCGGGTCGGCGGTCAAGAAGCGAGAGGACACTCACAAGATGGCGGAGGCCAACAAGGCGTTCGCGCATTACCGCTGGTAG
- the rpsL gene encoding 30S ribosomal protein S12, with product MPTINQLVRKGREAVRKKSKTPAMEACPQKRGVCIRVYTTTPKKPNSALRKVARVRLTNGLEVTSYIPGVGHNLQEHSIVLIRGGRVKDLPGIRYHIIRGSLDTAGVAGRKQSRSKYGAKQPKGGGG from the coding sequence ATGCCGACGATCAATCAGCTGGTAAGGAAGGGCCGCGAGGCGGTGCGGAAGAAGTCGAAGACGCCCGCGATGGAGGCGTGTCCGCAGAAGCGAGGCGTCTGCATCCGCGTCTACACGACCACCCCCAAGAAGCCGAACTCCGCCCTCCGCAAGGTCGCGCGGGTCCGGCTCACCAACGGGCTGGAAGTGACCTCGTACATCCCCGGAGTCGGGCACAACCTGCAGGAGCACTCGATCGTGCTCATCCGCGGGGGCCGCGTGAAGGACCTCCCCGGCATCCGGTATCACATCATCCGCGGCTCGCTGGACACCGCGGGCGTGGCGGGACGGAAGCAGAGCCGGTCGAAGTACGGCGCCAAGCAGCCGAAGGGCGGCGGAGGGTAG